A genomic stretch from Aquila chrysaetos chrysaetos chromosome 1, bAquChr1.4, whole genome shotgun sequence includes:
- the HMGB2 gene encoding high mobility group protein B2, whose protein sequence is MGKGDPNKPRGKMSSYAYFVQTCREEHKKKHPDSSVNFAEFSRKCSERWKTMSSKEKGKFEEMAKGDKARYDREMKNYVPPKGEKKGKKKDPNAPKRPPSAFFLFCSEHRPKIKNDHPGLSIGDTAKKLGEMWSEQSAKDKQPYEQKAAKLKEKYEKDIAAYRAKSKSDAGKKGPGRPAGSKKKAEPEEEEEEEDDDEEEEEDEDEE, encoded by the exons ATGGGCAAAGGCGACCCCAACAAGCCGCGGGGCAAGATGTCCTCCTACGCCTACTTCGTGCAGACCTGCCGCGAGGAGCACAAGAAGAAGCACCCGGACTCGTCCGTCAACTTCGCCGAGTTCTCGCGGAAGTGCTCGGAGCGGTGGAAg ACAATGTCTagcaaggaaaaaggaaagtttgaAGAAATGGCTAAAGGAGACAAAGCTCGTTATGACAGGGAGATGAAAAACTATGTTCCTCCCAAAGGcgagaagaagggaaagaaaaaggaccCCAACGCTCCTAAAAGACCGCC ATCTGcgttcttccttttctgttctgaacaCCGTCCAAAAATCAAAAATGATCATCCTGGCTTGTCTATTGGAGATACAGCAAAGAAATTAGGTGAAATGTGGTCTGAACAGTCGGCCAAAGATAAACAGCCATATGAACAGAAGGCTGCAAAACTAAAGGAGAAATATGAAAAG GATATTGCAGCATATCGTGCCAAGAGCAAGAGtgatgcaggaaaaaagggCCCAGGTAGGCCTGCAGGATCTAAGAAGAAAGCAGAaccagaagaggaggaggaggaggaagatgatgatgaagaggaggaagaagatgagGATGAAGAATAA